The stretch of DNA GCGCCAGCCATTCGTCGGCGAGTGCGATCGTGAAGTCGGTCAACGCGACCGATTTTGCCCTGATCCGATCGATGCCGGCCTCAGCGATCATGCCGATGGTGTCCTGCATGGCCAACATTCCGAGGATCGCAGGGGTGCCGCTCATGAACCGACGGATGCCCGTGGCCGGCTGGTACCCCGGGCCCATCAGAAAGATGTCGGTGGTGCCCATCCAGCCCTGAATAGGCTGGGCGAGCCGTTCCTGCAGGTCGGCACGAACGTAGCCGAACGCGGGGGATCCCGGGCCGCCGTTCAGATACTTGTAGGTGCAGCCGGCGGCGAGGTCGACACCGGCGGCGTCGAGCTCGACGGGCACCGAACCGACCGAGTGGGAGAGATCCCAGAGCACGAGTGCGCCGGCGTCGTGGGCGATGCGGGTGATCGCGGCCAGGTCGGCCACGAAACCCGACCGGTAGGCGACGTGGCTGAGCAGCAGAAGCGCGGTGTTCTCGTCGACGGCGTGGGCGACCTGCTCCGCAGTGACGCCGGCGGTGGTGTCGGCTTCGATCCAGCGCAGGGTCAGCCCACGCTCGGCGGCGATGCCCTCGAGAATGTAGCGGTCGGTCGGAAAGTTGTCGGTGTCGAGCACGAGGGTGGTGCGGCCGGGCTGCGCGTCGACCGCGGCGCGCGCCAGTTTGTACAGCACGACGGTCGTCGAGTCACCGATGAACGTCTGGCCGGCTGCGGCGCCGAGTGCGGCGGCGGCCAGGTCGTCGCCGATCGTCAGGGGGAGCTCCATCCACTGCTCATCCCAGCCGCGGATGAGTCGTGCGCCCCAGGTATGTTCGATGAAATCGGCGATGCGTGTGGCGCTGGCGCGGGTGGGTCGACCGAGGGAATTGCCATCGAGATAGACGACGGAGGCGGCAGTGGCCGGTGCCGTGCCCGTGCCCGTGACGGTGTCGGTATCGGGGTCTGCGTCGGCAGCGGTGCTGTCGTTTCGCGTCGGCACGTCATCGAGGCCGAGGAAGCGGCTCCGGTAGTGGGCGAGGCCGTCGATCCGATCCATGCGTCGGGCAAAATCCAGGTGCGGGTCCCGGTGCGGTGCTTCGGAAGCGGAAGTTGAGGGGGAGAGGGGACTGCCAGTGGTCATCGAAGTGCCTCCAGTTCGGCGGGGGTTACGGCGCGTGCGGTGCACAGCCAGTCGACAAATGCGCGGCGGTCGTGCGGCTGCGAACCGGGAATGAGCGTGACCGAACCTGTCTCGGCCACGGGCCTGGTCGAAACGCTCCCGTGTGCGTGGGCCAACCGGCCGGTGAGCGCGCGGAGCACATCATCGGCGGAGAAGCCGGCTGTCATCAGCGCCTCGATTTCACGGTGATTCAGGCCGACGGGCAGCGGGCCATTCCCCAGGTCGGTGCCGTACAGCACCCGGCCGCCCCGCGCGTGGAATCGGCGCACATTGTCGACAGCACGCTCGAATTCGGGGCCGTACTCACCCCAGCCATGAATGTCGAGGGTGCTGATCCAGGTGATTGAGCCGGCCATCGCCGCGAGTTCGACGTCGGAGAGGCGCTCGCTGAACGGGGCGTGGGCGAGCACGTCGACGCCGGCGGCGAACGCACGTGTCGCCTGGCCGCTGCCCTCGGTGTGGGCGACAACGGGTAGCCCGTGGGCGTGGGCGCGGGCGAGGATCGCGTCGAGCACGTCGGTGGACAAGACGGGACCGGCGAGTGAGTTCAGCGTGACTTTGATCACGGATGCGCCGGCCGCGACCTGCCGGTCGACGGCAGCGGCGGCATCCGTCGGCGTCGAAACCGCGCAGACGCTGCTCGGCGGAGTCCAGGACTGTCGGCTTGGGTAGCCGCCCGGGGCGGTGAGGAACTGGCCGGCACAGTCGATCTCAATGTCGATGTCGATGATGCGCTCAGGGCGGCCCGTGTCGGGGAGCCAGCCGCCGAGGTCGACGACTCGCGCAATGCCCGCAGACCTCAGCGCGGTGGCGTCGAACAACGCCAGATGCACATGGGCGTCTTGGAAGCCGGGCAGAACGGTATGGGTCATGAGCCGATTTCGGTGCGCACCGCAAAGAGTTCGGGGAAAAAGGTGAGTTCGAGGGCCTTCTGCAGAAATGCGGCGCCACTGGAGCCGCCCGTTCCCGTCTTCATGCCGATGATGCGCTGCACGGTCTTCAGATGGCGAAAACGCCAGAGTTGAAAGTTGTCCTCGAGGTCGACCAACTCTTCACAGGCTTCGTAGGCGGCCCAATTGGCCGAGGCATCCTGATAAATCGAGACGAACGTCGGTACAAGCTCGGGGTGCAGCACCCAGGCCTCTGTGACGTCGCGCTGCACCACATCGATCGGAATCGGATAGCCGGCGCGATGCAGATAGCGCAGGAACTCGTCGTAAATGCTCGGCGCTTCATAGACGTCGGTGAGCAGAGCCAGGGCATCCGGATCGCTCTCAAACACACTCAACATGCGGCGGTTCTTGTTTCCGAGAGCGAACTCGACGGCGCGGTACTGGTACGACTGGAAGCCCGAGGAATTGCCGAGAAAACCGCGGAATTCGGCATACTCCGACGGGGTGAGGGTGGCCAGCACCGACCACTGTTCGGTGAGTGTGCGCTGGATGTGCTTGACCCGCGCGATGCCCTTGAGTGCGGGGGCGAGCTGGTCGGCTCGCAGCGCAGCGCTGGCCGCGCGCAGCTCGTGAAGCATCAATTTGAGCCAGAGTTCTGACGTTTGATGCTGGATGATGAACAGGAGTTCGTCGTGGTGCGGGGGCGTGCTCACCGGGCGCTGGGCACGCAGCAGAGTGTCAAGATCGAGATACGAGCTGTAGCTCATTCGGTCTCGAAAATCTGTCACAATATTCGGATCGAACTCGCGGGTGTTCTTCTCAACGGGCACGGCAACTCCGTTCGGGCGTTATCGGAGGAGGCAACTCTCCTCCCCCCAGTTTGGCAGGAGTCCTAGACTTGAGGTTATGACAACTTCTGCGCGCGCCACCGAGGATTCGGCGTTGCCCCGTCGACGGGACGCCCGGCAGAATCGCGAGCGGCTCATCGTCGAGGCTCGTGCGATGATCGCCGAAAACGGTGTGGATGCGTCGCTCGAAGAGATCGCCCGTCGCGCCGGGGTCGGTGTAGCCACGCTGTATCGCAACTTTCCCAGCCGTGACGACCTGGTGAAGACGCTGTATGAGGTCGCGCTCGACGAATTGGCGACGGTCCGTGCCGAGATCGCCGCCGCGCCGACCGCCTGGGACGGCGTCGTCGTCTATGCCGAAAGGGTTGCGGAGTGGCTTGTGGCCGACCCGTCGCTGCCGCCGATTCTGCGTCGGATCGCCGTGATCGACCCGAACTATCGGCCACCGGGAACCTTTGAGAACTTCATCAACTCGCTCGTCGCCCAGGCGAAGCGTGACGGCGATCTGCGCGGCGACGTCACTGCCGTTGACGTGGCCATGCTGGTGACGATCGTCGGCTCGCTCGGCACCCTGGGCACACCGTACGGTGGCCAGTGGCGACGGCAACTCTCGATCGTGCTTGATGGTCTGCGGGTTGCCGGCGGCGAACGCCCGAAGCTGCCCGGTCGGCCACTGAACATCAACGAGTTCCAGGCGTCGGTACACGGACTGAGCCGGGCCGCGAAGCGACGGGCCTCGCGCACCGGCGGCGCACAGTAGATCCGCACTGCGACGAGTGTCACCCCTCGCGGAACCTTCGTAGGCTGGGGTCATGCGTCCAGCCCCGAACGACCCCCGAGCCGACCTCGAGCAACTCTGCGCCCGCGGACTCAGTTGGAGCAACGATCTGACGCGAAACCTGCCCGACTCGACGCGGGGCCGGCCGGCCGCAGTGCTTGTGCTCTTCGGCGTGCTCGATTCGGTGCCCGCGACGAGAGCCGATCGGGGTGAGCGCGCCAGCTCACCGACCGCCCGGGTGCCACGGGACCTCGATGTGCTGCTCGTGCGCCGTGCCGAGACGCTCGGAAGCCACCCGGGGCAGATCGGATTCCCCGGCGGCAGGCTCGAGGCTGCCGACGCCGACGCTACCGCCGGCGCCCTGCGGGAGGCCATCGAAGAGACGGGCGTGGACCCGTCCGGTGTTGACACGTTGGGGGCCCTTCCCGAACTGTCCCTGACCGCGAGCAACCACCTGGTGACGCCCGTGCTGGCCTGGTGGACGCGCCCGTCGGAGGTGGTTGCCGTCGACCATGCCGAGACCATCGAGGTGTTCCGGGTGCCCGTCGCAGACCTGCTCGACCCGGCGAATCGGTCGATCACCGTTCACGGCGGCGTCTACCGGATGCCCGCGTTCACCGTCGGGGATCGGCTCATTTGGGGGTTCACCGCGCACGTGCTGTCCCGACTCTTCGAGGAGCTCGGCTGGGCCGTGCCGTGGGACTCGGGTCGAATCGTTCAACCCGACCGCTGAGCCGTCACCGTCGGGCGGATGCTCGCCCTACGCGGTCCGCACGCGAATCAGGTTCGCCCACGGGTCATCGAAGCTGAGAGTCTGCCCGTCGTCACGGGTGCTGATGCCGTGGTGCGTCATCCGCTCGTTCAGTGCTCCGAGATCGTCTGCGCCGGGCACGATGATGTCGACCTGGCCGAGTCCGAGGGCGAGGCGGCGCCTGCCGGAGCCGGCGCTGTTCCAGGTGTTCATGGCCATGTGGTGGTGGTAGCCGCCAGCCGAGACGAACAGGGCCGAGCCGCCAAGTTCGGCTGTGGATTCGAAGCCGAGCGCGTCAACGTAGAACGAACGGGCGCTCGCCACATCGCCCACCGAGAGATGCACATGACCGACGATGGCATTGCCGAGCGAGGGATTGGCGAGTGCTTCGTCGGTCAGATGGGCGCGGATGAACTCGTTCGGGTCGAGGGCGAGGGTGGACATCTCGACCTGGCCGTGAGCCCAGCTCCAGGCCGTGCGGTCACGGTCCCAATAGAGCTCGATCCCATTGCCTTCGGGGTCGGTGAAGTAGAAGGCCTCGCTGACCAGATGATCAGCGCTGCCGGTGAAGGTTCCCGGGTGCTTCGTGGCGACCGAGTAGACGGCTGCCGCGAGTTGTGCCTGAGTGTCAAAGAGAATCGCGGTGTGGAACAGGCCGGCGGCGCGCGGCTCGGGCGCCGCCAGTTGCGGAGCATGCTGCAAAATCACGATCGGTGTCGTGCCGCGGCCGAGCACGGCGACGGGACCGTCGTGACTCTGCAGTTCGAGCGTGACGGCGTCGCGGTAGTAGGCGATCATCGCGTCAAGGTTGCCCACGCGCACGGTGACAGCGCCCATACCGGTCTCGGGGGCCAATAATTCGCGCGTGGACGTGTTCATGGTGAGTCAAACAGGGGCAGCGCGCTGCGTATTCCGATCAGTCCTGGTGCAGTTGGATCAGATTGCCGCAGCTGTCGTCGAAGATCGCGGTCGTGCCCGACGCATCCGTTGACGGCTCTTGCTCGAAATGCACGTTCAGCGCGCGAAGCCGTTCAAACTCGGCCTGCACATCGGCAGTACCGAACACAATCGCGGGGACGCCGAGCTTGCGTAGGCCCTTCTTATAGGCCTCGGCCACCGAATTGTCGCTCGGTTCCAATAAGAGTCCGAGCAGGGGGTCTTCGCGGGACTGGACAACGTACAGCTGGTATTCGGGCATGACCATGAGCTCCTCGAAGCCCAAGGTGTTCGTGTAGAACTCAAACGCCGTCAATGGGTCGTCCACATGGATGCTGCACATCTTCACTCGCATAGGCTGCACACTACGCGCCCCCGGTGACACTCAACCGGATCTGCCGTCATTCAGAGTCACTCGGTGAGGCGCTCCAGCAGCTCGCGGTAGCGCGCCGCGGTCTGCTTCACAATGTGAGTCGGCAGCAGGGGCGGGGTGCCGGTCTGGTCCCAGTTCGCGGCGAGCCAGTCGCGCACGATCTGTTTGTCGAAGCTGGCCATCCGGGCTTCGGGGGTGGTGCCGTTCTGCCAGGCCGCGGCATCCCAGTAGCGGCTCGAGTCGCTTGTGAGAACCTCGTCGCCGAGGGTGATCACGCCAGTTTCGGGATCGGTGCCGAACTCAAACTTCGTGTCGGCGAGGATGACGCCGGCCGATTCAGCGATGGCAGAGGCCGCGCGGAAGATCGACAGTGACGCGTCGCGGAGGGCGGCCGCGACATCCGCTCCGACGAGCTCGACGGTGCGCTCAAACGAAATGTTCTCGTCGTGTTCGCCCAAGGGGGCCTTCCACGCCGGGGTGTAGAGCGGCTCAGGCAGACGGTCACCGTTCGTGAGGCCGGCCGGCAGCGGGATGCCGCAGACGGTCTGCGAGACCTGGTATTCCTTCCAGCCGGAACCGGTGAGATAGCCACGCACGACACATTCAATCGGGAACATCGCCAGGCGCTTGCAGAGCATGGCGCGGCCGGCAACGGCGGCGGGAATCAGGCCCACGGTGTGTTCGGTGCCGGCGTCTTTGCTCATGACATGGTCGGCCACGAGATGGTTGGGCACGTCGGCCAGACGGTCGAACCACCACAGGCTCAGGGTCGTGAGCAGTTCGCCCTTGCCCGGGATTCCCGGCTCGAGCACGTGGTCGAACGCACTCACACGGTCGCTGGCGACGACAAGAACCCGATCCAGAGCCGAAAGTTTGGCCGCGGCGGCCGAGCTCGGCGCATCGGGCACGTACAGGTCACGGACCTTGCCCGAGTAGGAATGGGTCCATCCGGGCAGATCGACGGCGACGGATGCGGGCGGCGGGGTCTCGTGGGTCACGTCACCATTCTCCCGCACCGCGGGGCGCCTGCGCACGCACGGGAGTGGCAGCGGCGCCTCAGCGCTCTGGCGCGTGGCGCCGGTGCCTACTGCGCGACGCGAGCCGCGATGTCGGTGCGGAACTGGGCGCCCTCCAGCGTGATCGTGTCGATCGCGTCGTAGGCGCGAGCGCGCGCATCCGTGAAGTCACTCCCGACCGCGACGACGCTCAGCACCCGGCCACCGGTGGCGATGAAGGTGTCGCCCTCGAGACGGGTCGCGGCGTGTGCGATCGTGACGCCGGGTACCGCGAGGGCGGCAGCCAGGCCCGTGATCGCACGACCGGTGATCGGAGTCTCGGGGTAGTTCTCACTGGCGAGAACCACGGTGACTGCGACATCGGTCGAGAATTCGGGGCGCGGTACCGAGGAGAGCTCGCCGGATGCCGCGGCGAGCAGCAGGCCAGACAGTGGCGTGATCAGGCGCGGCAGCACGACCTGGGTCTCGGGGTCGCCGAATCGGGCGTTGAATTCGATGACGCGGATGCCGGCATCCGTCAGAATCAGTCCGCAATACAGCAGCCCGATGAACGGGGTGCCTTCGGCGGCGAGCTGGCGCACGGTGGGGAGGGCGACGGTGGCGATGACCTCGTCCACGAAAGCCTGTTCGCTCCCAAAGCGCCGGTCGAGCCAGGGCAGCGGGGAGTAGGCACCCATGCCGCCGGTGTTCGGGCCGGCATCGCCGTCGGCGAGGCGCTTGTAATCCTGCGCGGGCGAGAGCGGCAGCACGGTGTGGCCGTCGCTGAGCAGGAAGAGGGACACCTCCGCTCCGTCGAGGAACTCTTCGATCAGCACGCTGCCGTGCTGCAGCCAGTACGTGGAGTGGGCGATCGCGGCGTCGCGGTCGCTCGTGACGAGCACACCCTTGCCCGCGGCCAGTCCGTCGGCCTTGACCACGTAAGGGGCGCCGAACGCGTCGAGGGCCGCTTCTGCCTCGGCGAGGGAGCCGGCGCGCACGGCGCGACCAGTGGGAACCCCGGCCGCATCCATGATGCGCTTGGCGAACGTCTTGCTGCCTTCGAGGGCGGCTGCGGCCTGGCCCGGTCCGAAGACGGGGATGCCTCGACTGCGCAGTGCGTCGGCGACGCCGGCGACGAGGGGAGCCTCCGGCCCAACGACCACGAGATCGACGTTGTCGGCGATCGCGAAGTTGGTGACGGCGTCCGGGTCATTCGCATCGAGGGCGACGCACGGAACATCCGCGGCAATTCCGGCGTTGCCGGGTGCCGCAACGATCTCGTGGCGCGGCTCTTCGCGGAGCAGAGCGGTGACGATTGCGTGCTCGCGAGCACCGGAGCCGAGGACCAGAATTTTCACAGTCTCAGGTTACCGGACGGGCTCGGCGCCACTGCCCGCGCCCACGAATTGCCACACATCGCCACATGAAGCGCCGCCACGGGGCGATCTCCGGCAACTCGCGCGCTGTCTGGGCGCCGTCGGGCGGCGTCGGGCGGCGGGTGGATGGGAGGATAGAAGCATGGGTAGGGCTCGAATTGAGGACGCGGCCGGGCTCGCCGCCGTGCGCCAGTGGCAGACGGATGCCGCTGCGGGCGCCACATCGAGCCGCGATGTGCGTGCGCTGGCCGTGCGCTACACGCTTCAATTGCTCGCCGAGCAGGCCGAGGGCAACACGCTCGAGGTGCGCGTGCCACCATTCGGCGCCGTGCAGTGCATCGAGGGCCCGCGGCACACCCGCGGCACCCCGCCGAACGTCGTCGAAATGGATGCCGCTACCTGGCTGGCGCTCGCCACCGGCGGATTGAGTTGGGTTGACGGCCTCGCCACCGGGGCCATTCACGCGTCGGGTCAGCGCGCCGACCTGACCGGGCACGTGCCGATCGTCTGACTGCGCCCCGGCTAGTCCGAGCAGGCCCGGTGCACTCGGCGCAGGGTATGGCCGCAGGCGCACGGTAGCCCGTGTGCCCAGCACTCGGTGCCACGTTCGCCCTGTTGTTGACCGGATGTGCCGCGCAGGTTGTGGCGCTGGGCGCATGGTCTAGCGTGCGCGCAGCACCACAACCTGCGCGCGGCGTTGTCGTACTGCGCGACTTACGCCAGAATCGCCGCGACCTCGGCCAGCGTCGGCATCGAGCTGGTCGCGCCGGCGCGCGTGACCGCGATCGACGATGCGACGGTCGCCCAGCGCACGGCCTCGATCATGTCGGATTCGCTGATGGTGCTGCGAGCGGATGCCGCGGCGTCGGCCGAGCTCGAGCCCGAGCCAGCGGCCGAGCCCGAGGCAGCGGCCGAGCCCGAGGCAGCGGCCGAGCCCGAGGCAGCGGCCGAGCCCGAGCTCGAGCCCGACGCAGCTGCCGCATCCGTCGAACCGGCGCCGCGCAGTGCAGCCAATCGGGCCACGAGCGCACCCACGAAGGTGTCGCCGGCGGCGGTCGTGTCGACGGCCTTCACCGGACGGGCCGGGGCGAGTCCGAGCACGACACCGTCGTGCGCGATCACCGCGCCTTCTGCGCCCAGGGTAACGATCGCCCAGGTCTGGTCGGCGCTGAGCACCTCGGCGGCGCGCACCGGATCGCTCTCTCCGGTCAGTTCAGACGCTTCGATCTGGTTCGGCACGATGAGGTCGACCGACGCAAGAAATCCCTCCGGAAACGGCATCACCGGAGCCGGTGTGAGCACGGTGAAAACACCGGCTGCTCGGGCGACGGCGATGCCCTCGACGAGCGCGCTCAGTGGCAGTTCGCACTGCATCACCAGGAATGCGGAACTCTCGATGGTGGCGTGCTGCACGTCGGTGAGTGCGGTCACGCAGGCGTTGGCGCCCGAAACGACGACGATCGAGTTCTCACCCGAGCCGACGACCGAGATGTGGGCGGTGCCGGTGGGGGCATCAACGAGCGCGAGGCCGGTGGTACGCATTCCCTCCGCAGTCATCAACGTGTGCAGATCGCGGCCGTAGGCGTTGGTGCCGACGGCGCCGAGAAAATCGACGGTGCCACCCATTCGGGCGGCCGCCACGGCCTGGTTCAGGCCCTTGCCGCCGGGAACTGTCGTGAAGCTCGAGCCGAAGATGGTTTCACCCGGCAGCGGGAGGCGGGCCATCTGCACGACGAGGTCCATATTTGCACTGCCCAGCACGGCGATTGTAGTCATTCGACTAGTCTGCCAGGCCGGCAGTGCGGTGAGGCATCGGTATCAGCCGAGCTGGCGCACCGGCAGAATGATTGGCACGTCGGTGAGCGGATGCCGGATCACTTCGACCGGATGCCGATAGACGGCGCTGACGCGCTCGGCCGTGAGCACGTCGCCGGGGGTACCGCTGGCCACGACGCGCCCCCGCTCGAGCAGCGTGATCCGGTCGGACCAGGCCGCCGCCAGTGACAGATCGTGAAGGACGACCACGACAGCGTCGCCGGCCCTGGCCCGCTCGCGGGCGAGCTGCAGCACGGCTTCCTGATGGCCGAGGTCGAGGGCCGCCGTCGGTTCGTCGAGCAGCAGGATGCCGGTGCGCTGCGCAAGCACCCGGGCGAATGCGGCCCGAGCGCGCTCGCCGCCGGACAGAGTCGGCAGTCGGCGTTCTGCCAGATGCTCGATGTCGGTGGCCGTGAGTGCAGCGGCGACGGCGGCGTCATCCTCGTCTTCCTGGGCCGTGCGCGCCCAGGGTGCCCGGCCCATTTCGACGACCTGACGCACCGTGAACGGGAAGAACACTGAGTGGTCCTGCAACAGCACCGCACGTTCACGGGCCAGCGCGCGCAACTGCCACTCCGCCAAGGGGCGGCCGGCGATCCGCACGGCACCGGCTGTGGTGGCCTGGTCGCCTGCAATCACGGCGAGCAGCGTCGACTTGCCGGCGCCGTTCGGGCCGATCAGTGCGTGCACCTCGCCCGGCTGAGCGACGAAGTCGACCTCGTCGAGGATGCGCTGAGAGTCGATGTCGACGCAGACGCCGGTCGTGCAGATGGCGGGTTCGTGCGTTGGCACGGCATCCGCGTGGGGGGTCAGCGCGTGTGCGGTGTGCATCAGGCCCACCCTCCTTCGCGGCGGCGGGTGCGTCGCAGCAGCCAGAAGAAGAACGGACCGCCCACGAGCGAGGTGAGCATTCCGATCGGCAGATCGGCCATCGGCACGGCGGTGCGAGCGACCAGGTCGGCGGTGACGAGCAGCAGGGCGCCACCGATCGCGCTCGCTGTGAGCAGCGGCAGGTGGGCCGGGCCGATGATCATGCGCATGAGGTGCGGCACCACCAAACCGACGAAGCCGATGATGCCCGCGAACGAGACGGCCGCGCAGACCAGCAGGGCGACGACGACGATGATGATGATGCGCACGAGCTCGACGTTGACGCCGAGGTGGCGCGCGCTGCGCTCGCCGAGGGCGAAGAGGTCGAGGGTGCGGGCCAGCAAAAAGGCGACGATGAGGCCGACGACGATGAGCGGCAGCACCACGCCGACCTGTTCCCAGCGGGATCCGTTCAAACTGCCCAGCTGCCAGAAAATGATCTGTTCGCGGGCGCTGGTGTCGCCGAGAAAGGTGAGTAGGGCGAGCCCGGCGCCGGCGACGGCATTCACGGCGATGCCGGTGAGTACGAGCGTGACGATCTCGGTGCGGCCGTTCGAGCGGCTCGAGAGATAGATCACCAGGGTGGTGATGAGACCGGCGGCGAAGGCGGTGACGGCGATCGTCCATTCGCCGAGGAACGTCCAGCCGAGCACGATGCTGAGGGAGGCCCCGAGCGCGGCTCCTGACGAGACACCGACAACGCTCGGTTCGGCCAGCGGGTTGCCGAAGATCGCCTGCATGAGTGTGCCCGCCGAGGCGAGGGCCGCACCGATCAGCAGCGCCATCACAATGCGGGGAAAACGGATTGTCCAGAGTGTGGCGTCGGTCATCGCCGTGTCAGCGCCGCCGCCGGAGTCGAAGCCAAGCGCGCGGCCGATCGAGGCGAGCACGCCGCCGGGGGTGATCGCGACCTGACCGCTGCCGGCCGAGACGAGCACCATCAGGACCAGTGCGACGCTGAGGCCGGTGAAGAGGAGGGCGCGGCGGGTGGCGGAGGCCGCAGCTGTGCGATCGAGCGTCACGACGCATCCGGCGCGTAAATCGCGCGGGCCAACGAATCGAGCACTTCGGAGGTGCGCGGACCGAACGCGAGAATCGCGTCGTCACGCATATCGACGATGCGTCGGTGCTGCCCAGCGGGGGTGGCCTGCAACGCCGGAATGGTGTCGAGCAGGCCGTCGACCCCGCCCACCGATTTGAGACCGTTCGTCATCACGAGCAGCACGTCGGGTGCCGTAGCGACGAGGGCTTCCGCCGTCAAGGGCTTCATGCCCTGCCAGCCAAACTCCGACGCCACGTCGATGCCGCCGAGACTGTCGATCAGTGAATCGGCTCCGGATTCGGCACCGAAGATGTAGTAAATGCTTGACGCTCCGCGCATATAGAGGAACAGGATACGCGGGCGATCCGCGGGGTTCTGTGGGGCGAGAGCGGCGATCGACGCGATTGTCGCATCCGTCTCGCTGGTCAGTCGCTCGGTGAGTGCGGTGCCCGCGGCTGGAACGCCAAGCGCGGTGGCGACCTGGCCGATGAGAACCGCGTTGTCGCTGAGGCTGCGGTCGGCCGTGACGACGACGATCGGAATCCCGACCTCACGCAGCTGGGCGAGCACGTCGCGGGAGCCGACGGTGCGGTCGGTCAGGATCACTGTGGGGGCAAGGGCGATCACCGCTTCGGCGGCCAGCTCATGGCCGTTTTGGGTGATCAACGGCAGATCGGCAGCGCCGGGAAACTCGGTGGAGCTGTCCCTGGCGATCACGCGGTCGCCGAGGCCGAGGGCGAAGACCGTTGCGGCGAGGGTGCCGGAGCGGTCGACGGCGATGATGCGGTCGGCGTTCGTCACGGTGACCGTCAGGCCGTCATTGTCGGTGACCGTCACGGGGAGGGCGGGCGTCGGGGTGCCGGCGATGGGCTCGATGGCCTGCGACGACAGGCAGGCCGTCGATTCGCCGGTCAGGGTGGCGGGCGAGGCGGCGGCGACGAGTTCGGTGAGTGGAACGTCGGCTCCGGGGCACTGCGCCGCGGCGGTGTCAGGGGTGGCCGTAGCGCCGGTCACCGGGTCGGTTGTCGCCGCGCAGCCGGCGGCGGAAGAGACGACGACGAGGGCAAGGATGGCGCTGGTCAGGCGACGGCGCGAGGGAGAGAGGGGCACAATTATTTAGGATAGCCTATCCTCAGCTTGACAGCATCTTCACGCGCCCTCTACGGTTAGCTTAGCCTCACCTAAGCGGGTGAAGTTTCCCCCCCTCTGGTTCTCACACTGCGCTCGTCGCTCATCCTCGCTCATCGTCGGAATTCGTTCCGTTGGCGCGCCCGGCGGCGTGTGCACAGATCACCACGTCTGGAGTTCTCGTTCCATGATTCACGCCTCCCCGCCGGCAAGCCGGTTCCGAACACTTCTGGCGACAGTGGTCGTCTCGCTTCTGGTCGGTGGTGCGTCTGTTGTCACCGCGATGCCGGCGCTCGCCGATGAACCGGTGGGCGGTCCCGCCGTGACGGTGACCGAGGTTCCCGCGGGGGGCGGCACCGTCACAGTCACCGGTAGCGGCTTCGCTGTGCCCGCACCGGGAATCTATCTGTCTCTCGGCCCCGTCGGACTGGCCGGCTTCTACGCTGGGTCCGCTTCGCTGATCGGCGAAACGGCAGTGATCGTGCCGGCGGCGGATGGCACGTTCTCCCAGACGATGACGGTTCCTGCATCACAGGACGGCGGCTACGCCTTCTATACCTCGCGCGCGCACGGCGCCGGTCTCAGCGATCCAAGCATGAACACCGCCACGACGGTGACGTTCGCGGCCGCGCCTGATCCTGAACCGACGGATGAACCGACGGCTGAA from Leifsonia psychrotolerans encodes:
- a CDS encoding ABC transporter substrate-binding protein; translation: MPLSPSRRRLTSAILALVVVSSAAGCAATTDPVTGATATPDTAAAQCPGADVPLTELVAAASPATLTGESTACLSSQAIEPIAGTPTPALPVTVTDNDGLTVTVTNADRIIAVDRSGTLAATVFALGLGDRVIARDSSTEFPGAADLPLITQNGHELAAEAVIALAPTVILTDRTVGSRDVLAQLREVGIPIVVVTADRSLSDNAVLIGQVATALGVPAAGTALTERLTSETDATIASIAALAPQNPADRPRILFLYMRGASSIYYIFGAESGADSLIDSLGGIDVASEFGWQGMKPLTAEALVATAPDVLLVMTNGLKSVGGVDGLLDTIPALQATPAGQHRRIVDMRDDAILAFGPRTSEVLDSLARAIYAPDAS